The sequence below is a genomic window from Candidatus Sungiibacteriota bacterium.
TTCACGCCGTAGAGAGCTGACCAGTCCTCCACGCCAAAGAAGTTCTTGCCCATGACTGCACGGGCGAGCTTCTGGTGTATGGAGGCGTCGAGACCGCCTCGGAGCATGAACTCCGCCACCCGCTTGGCGTAGTCTGGTTCGGCACGAAGCCTTGCCAGATGGTCAGGGGTGACGCCGTGGTCTTGGAGCACCTTGAGAGTAGCCCCAAGCTCACCGAACTCTACTTTCCAGAGACCGCTTTGGGTTGTGCTTTTCATAGCACTTTCCTCCTTTTGTTGAATTTTCTCTCTTTGTCCCACTGAAGGACTTTAGAGAGAGGCAACCGTATCCGACGGCTTGCGGTCTCATCTCGGAATGAGACGAGCACCTTAGAAACCAAGTGTTTGGCGTCCAAAATGCTCGTCTCACTGATTTTCAATAAACACCATAATTATAGCAAATCGTCAACAAAAAGTCAATAGCGGTATTTTTCAAACAATAGTGAATGGTGCGGTAGGGTAAGTTTATGAGTTGGAATATTATCTCAAATCAGGGATATAAATATACGCATTTTGTCGCTCAAAAATGGTTCTAACATTGTTCACAGTGCAGAGCGGGAATATGTGCAGAATTTGTATAATCCGTAGGCTTTAGTTCGTGAAATGGAGGGGGTATAAAAAGAGGCCGTAGCCCAAACAGGCCACGGCGCGCTGATTGTGCAATGAGCAGAAGCTCCTAGACCCCGCGTTGCCGCATTGATTCGAAGTGCTCATAGGTTCCTGGGGTCTGACGCCTAAGTTCCTCAATTTCCTCAAGCACTGCAAGCGCCCAGCCCGCTGGTACAAGCACATCCTGTTCAGCGAATTGATCTACATATCGTCTTCCACCACCGTCGCGCTTTTCCAGATCAGCCCGTCGCCATGGGAACCGACACTCCTCGAAAAACCTGAATCGGTTCGGCGAGTCATCAGGCTCGAGGATATATAGACCTCCTCCTAAGTCTGCGTACTGAAGAAGGAGTTCGCCGGGCGAGATCTTAGCCGCCACAGCTACTTCTTGGAGCTTTTCCCACCCCCAATCTATGCCAGGGGGTTTCCCGCCGATATAACTCCTGACCTTGTAAACGGCGGGCTTTGCAACCCTTACCTCAACGATGCCGTAAAACACGTCTCCCTCCTTGCCGTCTGTTGACGGCTGGTTAGAAGGCTGTTTTGTGACACCCCACAGTCTGGGGCAATAATAGAATAATACTAGACGTATCATTTTGTCAAGCACAGGGCTTGTCGTGGAGGCGTGTCAACCAAGCATCATGGGTTTTCAATCAACCTTAAAATTTAGGCCAGCGCGCCGGATCAACTTGGTTGGGGTCGGAAAGGGCCAGGGTTTCCATCTCTGCTACAAGACCATACGGCAAAGGACCCCGCTCTGCCGCGCGAACCGCACTAGAAAGATGCCCAAGGTTATTCGTTCCAATGAGTATGGTGGAAATAAAAGGGTTGGATAGGGCAAATCTTATGGCAAAAGTCGGCAAGTCCACGCCATACCTTGCCGCAAGATCATATACTTGAGATGCTACAGATGCTAGGGGTTGAAGAATCGGGGGGTAATTCAGGACCGCTCCGCTTAAAACTCCTTTTAAAAGCACGGACCGGTTGATAATGCCTACACCGTTAGAATAAGCAAGGGGTAGAACCCTACGACTCATCCGCTGATCAATAATGCTATAGGCAGTCTGCACTACCTCAAAAAAACCACCGCTAACTGCTGCCAAGGCCGCCTCCTCCCCCCTTGTGCTAATACCAACATGAAGCGCCTTACCCTCGTCTTTGAATTTCTGCAGAATATCTGTCAGTTCCCGCCCCGTGATATCTTCTGCGCTTCCGCCATGAAGCATAAGAAGGGGCAAAACATCCAGCTTGAGAATGCGGAGACTGTCTTCAACTTCTTTTCTGATTCTTCGTTCCACCTCAGCGCTTTCAGGACGCTCTCCTTTGTCCAAAAAACTCCCGCACTTGGTACCAATCACCACTCCCGGATTTTTGGCAATACCCGACTTCCCAATTCGCTCCTCGGCCAGACCGTAAAATGCCGCCGTATCAAAATAAGTGATGCCCATCCCCACCGCAATGTTTAATAGCCTGATGGCTTCTTTCTCGTCCGGAAGACTACGCTTCCCCAGCCCGTAGGCAAAACCAATTTCTGCTGTTCCAAGTCCAAGACGAGAAACAACCAAACCCGTTCTACCGAGAACACGGGTTGGAATCCTACTTGCTTCTTGCCAGCACAACATCAACTGCCTCCTCTAAAATATCAAGCCCCTCCTCGAGTGCGTCTTGAGCAATCGTGAGAGGCGGACCGATTTTTATTGTACCGATATTGGTCTTAATTAGCAAGAGACCGGAAGCAATGCACCTTCGCACGATCTCACTGCAGGTTTTAACATCAAGGTCGTTGCTCTCTTTATTACCAAAATGTATGCCGGCCAGAAGCCCACGGGAAGAAATAAATTTGATTCTTTCCGGATATTTACGCTGCAGTTTCTCCAGCCGTTCTAAAAGTATTGCTCCGAGCCTGTTCGATCGCTCCACTAATTTTTCATCATGCAACACCTCCAAATTTCCGATACCGGCAGCAACGGAAAGAACGTTACCGGTATGCGTACTGGTAACTCCGGCATGATTCAGTATCTCCCGCGGACCAAGCACTGCTGACAAGGGCAAGGAGGAAGAAATACCCTTGCCGCAGCAGACCAGATCCGCCTCCACCCCAAAATGTTCATAAGCAAACCACATGCCGGTTCTACCAAAACCCGACTGCACTTCGTCAAAAATAACCAATACTTGATTGCGCTTGGCCCAAGAAGCAAGCGCCTGTACGTAACTTTTAGGGAAGAAACAAGCGCTCCAACCCTGATACGGCTCCATAAATACGGCGGCAATGCTCTCGCTTTTTACTCCCTTGGCTTCCAAAGCCGCAATTGACTCTTTAAAAAAACTGGCCCCATTAGTTTCGTCAATCCCACGGCGATAGTCCGGGTAGGGCAGATGGTAAATGGCCGGATCGTGCCATGGCATCCACACCTTGTCTTTAGGTTTCCCGCCTATCATTAAACTTCCCAGTGTTTTACCGTGAAAAGCATCCTCAAAGCCAATGATACCAACTTTGTGAGGATTGATTTTTTGCCCATGAATACGGCTAAGTTTCAAGGCGCATTCGTTTGTTTCCGAACCAGTGGCATACAAAACAACCTGATTAAATTTTTGCGGGGTCAATTCAAGCAGCAACTCAATAAACCGCAGTTTATCTTCGGTGGCATATAAATAATTGAAGAGGTGGCCTCGATCCAAACGCGCCTGAATAGCGGTCTTGACGCGAGGGTGCGAGTGGCCGGTATTGGCCACAAAAATTCCTGAAGTGAAATCTATCCATTGATTGCCAAAGCGGTCAAAAACTAAAAAATCTTTGGCGCGATCCCAAAGCACAAAGTCATCTTCACAGGTTGCTTCCGGCTCTAAGGTTTTGAGCCGTTGGATTATCCGAACGGCCTCCTGATTTTCTTCCAAATTTGAAACTTGGGCGTAAGTCATAAAATAGGAGGGTAGCGTTTTTTAAGCTCTTCGTGCAGGGGATGCCCCTTACGAGAGAGTTGGTACTCCATATACATAAGTTCTTCCGGGCTATCTATTTCTCCCACTAGGGGTGTGACAAATCCCTGAATTTTATCTCCATAGGCGCTATTTGTACGCTTCATAACCTCGGTTTTTACAATATCCACATAACCGTTGGGGTGAAAGGTCTGGGGAAGAAGGTGGCGCGGGATATCGTAATAATTTCTTACCGGATAATCAGGAAAAAGACCAGCCAAATATTTTCCCTCAAGTTTCAAATACTTATAGGCAGTTTCAATACTCTCATGGGCCGAGCGCAAAGACGTGGTTTCGGGATTAGCCAGAAATTCCTCCACTGCGCGGTCAAGGTCTGCAGGATCGCGCAGGGGCGTGGTGGGACGAAGGTAAACTATAATTTCGGGCTCGCTTCCCTCCTGCTCCTTCAGCCAATCCGCAACGTGTACCAACACCTCTCTATCTCCCGAATGATCCTGGGAAATTTCGGCAGGACGAATAAACGGAACTTCTGCTCCGTATTTTTTTGCCACCTCGGCGATTTCCTCCGCATCGGTAGAAACAATCACCCTGCTGATTTTTTTGGCGAGGCGCGCTGCTAAAATAGAGTAAGCAAGCATGGGATATCCTGCCAGAGGCACAATGTTTTTTTTGGGAATACTTTTGCTCCCTATGCGCGCGGGAATAAGGACTAACATTTATTTTATACCGCTTCCCAAGACCATAAGATCCAGAGACCAGCGAATAAATTTAATGTTAATGTCGGAGCTGGGATACATGATACGGCGCAGGACCCAAGAAATAATTTTTAAAAAAGGCAGCTTCCAAATTACGGGCAGTTGATAAAATTGCTCGGAGGAAACTTGGCGGAAAGAAAAAAGCAGCAATAAATCACGCAGCCCCGCCGTGGTATAAGGATGGACATGGGTGTAGTCATCATAGAAAATCCTAAGGCCGGTTTTCCAGTCAGGGGTCATAGTTATAATTCTTCCGCCCGGCCTTAAAATCCTGTACGACTCACAAATAAAGTTTTCTGGGTTGGGCAGATGCTCAATAACAGACTTGGAAAATACTACATCAAAACTATTATCAGAAAACGGCCAGCGGTTTCTAGAAAAATCAATTTTACTTACGCGTATGCCGCTACGCCCCAGCTCACTTACAGAAAAGTCAGAGGAATCAAGACCCTCCACTTCTAAACCATTTTCTTTAAATCCCAAAGTAAAATCTCCTCGCCCGCATCCCACATCTAAAAGAAGAGACCCGCCCGGAATCCGGAAGCGGTCTATCAGATACTTTGTAAGTTTTTTGGGGTAGCTGGTCTTGGGTCTTACCTTCTCGTTATAAATAGTTTGAACGTAATCTTGTTTCATCAAATAAGTGTGGCTTTGCGGCGGAGTTTGGTTTGTATGGGCTCCTCTGACGCCAAAACCGCTTTCTTGGGCTCTCCCAAATACGCTTTTACCGCCCTTATCTCGGACATGAGGCGGTTAAGTCCTGTAAGCTCAAGGCTGGCTGCTTGATCCGAACCCCACATAGCGCGATCCAAAGTAATATGCCTTTCTACCATACAAGCACCCAAGGTTGCTGCCACCAGTGTCGGATACGCGCCGACTTCATGACCGGAGTACCCAATAAAGGCGCGCGGATATTTCTTAATTAAATGCGGTATGGTGGCAAGATGAAGTTCTTCGTGATTGGCAGGATATGTGGATACGCAATGCAGCAGCACGAGATTATCCTCGCCCAAAAAATTCACCATGCGAGCAGTGGCCGCCTCGTCCGACATGCCGGTAGAAACAACTATGGGTCTGCCTTTGGATTTAATATATGCCATAAGTTCCCGGTCTTGATTACAGGCCGAGGCAACTTTGTAACAGGGTGGATCATATTGTTCCAGAAAATCTACACTTGCTTCGTCCCAAGGAGAAGCATACCACAAAATGCTCTTGGCTTTGCAGTATTTATCAATTTCATCATACTGTTTCTTGTCAAATTCCAGTCCGCGTTTCAAATCGCCATTGGTAGACCCAAACGGATTCTCGCGGGGACGAGCAAGCTCCTCCGAAGTATACACCACATCCACGGTTCGCTTCTGAAATTTTACCGCATCACAGCCCGCCTCCACCGCGCCATCAATCAACTTCTTGGCGGTTTCCACGTTGCCGTTATGGTTGATGCCTATTTCTGCCACCACAAAAACTGGTTCTCCGTAACCAACATAACGATCGCCTATTTTAACCCTTCTTTGCCCGTTCATGGTAGGAAATCCGGACGTTGTTTACACTTTTGAGACAACGAAACATACAAGTCTTGTCGAAAAAGTGGAAACAACACCCTAAAATCTTATGACCTCTGCCGGTTAGTTTATAAAACAATCTGGTCCTCGGTAAGCACGGTATCTGCCGGGATATCTACTTTAGCGGTCTTGCCCACCACTGTATGAATCAGTGTCGGTTTTATTCCGTGTCCGGGACTCTTACAAGTAAGCATGTCCTCTCTGACCAAAGTGCCCTGCGGTATGGGAATCTTACTGACCAGACTTTTACCGTGCTTATTGCGCATGGAAATCTCCCTATCGTGTAACCTAACTTCGCGATCTTTCACCGCCCGTTCTATTCTACGAATTTGTTTGACCATCTCTGTAAATTCCAAAGGGTCAAGACTGACTGTGCTGTGGTCTGGTCCGGGCAAGGCTTTGTCTAGTGTAAAGTGCCGCTCCACTGACGCGGCCCCCAACGTTACGGCTGCAATAGTAGGTACAAATCCCACTTCGTGGCCGGAGTAACCGACCGGGAGAGGCCGGTAGCGCTCGCGCATAGCAGTAATAGCTCCTATATTCAAATCCTCATCCGGAGTAGGATATATAGACACGCAATGTTTTATAATCAACTGGTTACTGTGTTTCAAAATTGTATTTACCGCTTCGTCCATTTCTTCCTGATCGGCCATGCCTGTTGACATAAAAACTGGCTGTCCGATTTTGGCCACAAATTCCAAAAGTGGCCTGTTGTTTACGTCAAAAGAGGCAATCTTCCAGCAATCCATGCCAATATGCGCTAAAGACTCTGCACTTTTTAAATCAAAAGCTGTTACAAAAAAGGCAAGCCCTAAAGAATGAGCAATGTTTTTAAGCTCCGAAAACTGTTCATCGCTAAGTTCCAATTTCTGCCGGTATTCGCCATAAGTTTTACCCAAAGAAGTAGAATGGGTCTGGGGCTTGGACAAAAGATCTTGCGTAAAGACTTCGTTTAAACGACGTCTCTGAAATTTGACCGCATCCGCACCGGCAAGCGCGGCCGAGATCACTGACTTTCGGGCAAGCTCCATCTCGCCATTATGATTATTGCCGACTTCAGCAATAACAAAGGTAGGGTGGCCCTCCCCCACGTATTTAT
It includes:
- a CDS encoding class I SAM-dependent methyltransferase, with translation MKQDYVQTIYNEKVRPKTSYPKKLTKYLIDRFRIPGGSLLLDVGCGRGDFTLGFKENGLEVEGLDSSDFSVSELGRSGIRVSKIDFSRNRWPFSDNSFDVVFSKSVIEHLPNPENFICESYRILRPGGRIITMTPDWKTGLRIFYDDYTHVHPYTTAGLRDLLLLFSFRQVSSEQFYQLPVIWKLPFLKIISWVLRRIMYPSSDINIKFIRWSLDLMVLGSGIK
- a CDS encoding acylneuraminate cytidylyltransferase family protein, which produces MLVLIPARIGSKSIPKKNIVPLAGYPMLAYSILAARLAKKISRVIVSTDAEEIAEVAKKYGAEVPFIRPAEISQDHSGDREVLVHVADWLKEQEGSEPEIIVYLRPTTPLRDPADLDRAVEEFLANPETTSLRSAHESIETAYKYLKLEGKYLAGLFPDYPVRNYYDIPRHLLPQTFHPNGYVDIVKTEVMKRTNSAYGDKIQGFVTPLVGEIDSPEELMYMEYQLSRKGHPLHEELKKRYPPIL
- a CDS encoding N-acetylneuraminate synthase family protein, with the protein product MNGQRRVKIGDRYVGYGEPVFVVAEIGINHNGNVETAKKLIDGAVEAGCDAVKFQKRTVDVVYTSEELARPRENPFGSTNGDLKRGLEFDKKQYDEIDKYCKAKSILWYASPWDEASVDFLEQYDPPCYKVASACNQDRELMAYIKSKGRPIVVSTGMSDEAATARMVNFLGEDNLVLLHCVSTYPANHEELHLATIPHLIKKYPRAFIGYSGHEVGAYPTLVAATLGACMVERHITLDRAMWGSDQAASLELTGLNRLMSEIRAVKAYLGEPKKAVLASEEPIQTKLRRKATLI
- a CDS encoding N-acetylneuraminate synthase family protein — translated: MRLDSTLPRAIKIRDKYVGEGHPTFVIAEVGNNHNGEMELARKSVISAALAGADAVKFQRRRLNEVFTQDLLSKPQTHSTSLGKTYGEYRQKLELSDEQFSELKNIAHSLGLAFFVTAFDLKSAESLAHIGMDCWKIASFDVNNRPLLEFVAKIGQPVFMSTGMADQEEMDEAVNTILKHSNQLIIKHCVSIYPTPDEDLNIGAITAMRERYRPLPVGYSGHEVGFVPTIAAVTLGAASVERHFTLDKALPGPDHSTVSLDPLEFTEMVKQIRRIERAVKDREVRLHDREISMRNKHGKSLVSKIPIPQGTLVREDMLTCKSPGHGIKPTLIHTVVGKTAKVDIPADTVLTEDQIVL
- a CDS encoding aminotransferase class III-fold pyridoxal phosphate-dependent enzyme, which translates into the protein MTYAQVSNLEENQEAVRIIQRLKTLEPEATCEDDFVLWDRAKDFLVFDRFGNQWIDFTSGIFVANTGHSHPRVKTAIQARLDRGHLFNYLYATEDKLRFIELLLELTPQKFNQVVLYATGSETNECALKLSRIHGQKINPHKVGIIGFEDAFHGKTLGSLMIGGKPKDKVWMPWHDPAIYHLPYPDYRRGIDETNGASFFKESIAALEAKGVKSESIAAVFMEPYQGWSACFFPKSYVQALASWAKRNQVLVIFDEVQSGFGRTGMWFAYEHFGVEADLVCCGKGISSSLPLSAVLGPREILNHAGVTSTHTGNVLSVAAGIGNLEVLHDEKLVERSNRLGAILLERLEKLQRKYPERIKFISSRGLLAGIHFGNKESNDLDVKTCSEIVRRCIASGLLLIKTNIGTIKIGPPLTIAQDALEEGLDILEEAVDVVLARSK
- a CDS encoding aldo/keto reductase — its product is MLCWQEASRIPTRVLGRTGLVVSRLGLGTAEIGFAYGLGKRSLPDEKEAIRLLNIAVGMGITYFDTAAFYGLAEERIGKSGIAKNPGVVIGTKCGSFLDKGERPESAEVERRIRKEVEDSLRILKLDVLPLLMLHGGSAEDITGRELTDILQKFKDEGKALHVGISTRGEEAALAAVSGGFFEVVQTAYSIIDQRMSRRVLPLAYSNGVGIINRSVLLKGVLSGAVLNYPPILQPLASVASQVYDLAARYGVDLPTFAIRFALSNPFISTILIGTNNLGHLSSAVRAAERGPLPYGLVAEMETLALSDPNQVDPARWPKF